A single Paenibacillus sp. FSL R5-0517 DNA region contains:
- a CDS encoding acyl-CoA dehydrogenase family protein, whose protein sequence is MRYSYEVSEVTDTLSEVRMAAKRFAERAGDLDRDGSFPKENIADLKSASLMSASIPSRSGGERPSLRSLSSMAELLASGCLSTGMIWAMHIQQVEVLIRQEQNDFSDHLLSRLQEEQPLIASVTTEKEKGGHLLSSQSPMVTNGSSLYIDRDAPVVTGGEYADWFLITMKPSDESPDSDVQLVFAERHQLELESVSDWHAMGMRGTGSVGIHIRGSIEEEQLIGAAIDFKPLAVQTMIPMGHILWSACWLGAAKGVYEGLIQLIRNPQNRSRFNLQSELFYARLARIRLQLDTVNIYLNEMIQQYEDHSNQGNLKLLEAPRFNIHINNLKILASETLFQATDQMIDIAGLSYGYTANDQLPLERAFRDLRSASLMYHNDRLLLANGKLNLIDHRLLP, encoded by the coding sequence ATGCGATATTCGTATGAAGTATCCGAAGTCACGGACACATTGTCCGAGGTAAGAATGGCGGCAAAGCGATTTGCTGAAAGGGCCGGTGACCTCGACCGGGATGGGTCCTTCCCCAAAGAAAATATAGCTGACTTGAAGTCTGCAAGCCTGATGTCAGCATCAATCCCTAGCCGGTCAGGCGGTGAACGGCCTTCACTCCGTTCCTTGTCCTCTATGGCAGAACTTTTGGCAAGCGGGTGCTTATCCACGGGAATGATATGGGCCATGCACATACAGCAGGTGGAGGTATTAATCCGTCAAGAACAGAATGATTTTTCAGATCATCTTCTGTCCAGACTGCAGGAGGAACAGCCCTTAATCGCCTCAGTCACAACTGAAAAAGAAAAAGGGGGGCACTTGCTCTCGTCCCAAAGTCCGATGGTTACCAATGGAAGCTCGCTCTATATTGACCGAGATGCTCCAGTCGTAACCGGCGGTGAGTACGCTGATTGGTTTCTCATCACAATGAAACCTTCTGATGAAAGTCCCGACAGTGACGTTCAACTGGTTTTTGCCGAACGACATCAACTGGAACTGGAGAGTGTCTCCGATTGGCATGCCATGGGGATGAGAGGGACCGGTAGTGTGGGCATACACATTCGTGGCTCAATTGAAGAAGAACAGCTGATCGGTGCAGCGATAGACTTCAAACCGTTAGCTGTACAGACGATGATTCCCATGGGACATATTTTATGGTCTGCCTGTTGGCTTGGAGCCGCTAAAGGAGTATACGAAGGGTTAATACAACTCATCCGTAATCCGCAAAATCGTTCCCGCTTCAATTTGCAGTCCGAGTTGTTCTATGCAAGGCTTGCAAGGATTCGACTGCAGTTGGACACAGTTAACATATACCTGAACGAGATGATCCAACAGTATGAAGATCATTCCAATCAGGGGAATTTGAAGCTGCTTGAAGCACCGCGGTTCAATATTCACATCAATAATCTTAAAATTTTGGCATCAGAGACTCTTTTTCAGGCAACGGATCAAATGATAGACATTGCAGGACTATCCTACGGATATACCGCTAATGACCAGCTTCCCTTGGAAAGGGCTTTTCGGGATTTGCGTTCTGCAAGTCTGATGTATCACAATGATCGGCTGTTACTGGCGAACGGAAAGCTGAATTTAATAGATCACAGGTTGCTGCCTTGA
- a CDS encoding beta-glucoside-specific PTS transporter subunit IIABC, translated as MRHEQLAKDILSGVGGKQNINSVVHCATRLRFKLKNDNNAKTDELKNLPGVITVMQSGGQYQVVVGNEVSDVYKALLQVGNMNTDGPVSSDDGSESSGKKESLLGRFIDLISGVFTPILGLLAATGMIKGFLSMFTSLEWLDPASGTYQLLNAAGDCLFYFFPIFLGYTAMKKFGGSPFLGMAIGASLVYPALTGLSGGEPLYTLFAGTLFESPIHITFLGIPVILMSYSSSVIPIIIAAYFGAKVETFFKKIIPSVVRTFLTPFFTILIVVPVTFLLIGPIATWASQLIGAGVSGIYGLSPLVTGIVVGGLWQVLVIFGLHWGIVPIMLLNLSTLKADPILAMMFAASFAQIGAVLGVMLKTKNTKLKSLGVPAFVSGIFGVTEPAIYGLTLPLKKPFIMSCIASATAGGIIGFAGSKMFVFASGIFGVPALISPTEGINYEFWMAMMATIIAFVLGFVLVYFVGFKDPANPEAAKQAPEPVKEEKAALEPNPNNRYEIASPMTGEVVPLQEIDDATFAGEHMGKGIAIRPTSGRVVSPINGVVQTIYRTKHAIGLVDDQGVEILIHIGQDTVQLKGQHFTAHVKDGDRVSVGDLIVEFDLQAIIEAGYETVTPIIVTNTADYLDVVATTNREVQEKDKLITIIG; from the coding sequence ATGAGACATGAGCAATTAGCCAAAGACATTCTGTCTGGCGTTGGTGGTAAACAGAACATTAACAGCGTGGTGCACTGCGCAACCAGACTTCGTTTCAAATTAAAAAATGACAATAATGCCAAAACAGATGAACTCAAAAATCTGCCCGGAGTCATAACAGTCATGCAAAGCGGTGGGCAGTATCAGGTTGTCGTGGGTAACGAAGTGTCTGATGTGTATAAAGCCTTGCTACAGGTTGGCAATATGAATACTGATGGACCAGTCTCTAGTGATGATGGGTCTGAATCTTCCGGCAAAAAAGAAAGTCTTCTGGGTAGGTTTATCGACTTGATCTCAGGTGTATTTACACCGATTCTCGGTTTGCTTGCTGCAACAGGGATGATCAAAGGTTTCTTGTCCATGTTTACTTCTCTCGAGTGGCTGGACCCGGCTTCGGGAACATATCAATTGTTGAATGCTGCAGGAGACTGCCTATTCTATTTCTTCCCTATCTTCTTGGGTTACACGGCAATGAAAAAATTCGGTGGATCTCCATTCCTCGGGATGGCCATCGGAGCATCACTTGTATATCCGGCCTTAACCGGTCTAAGTGGCGGGGAACCGTTATATACGTTGTTTGCAGGCACATTGTTTGAATCACCGATTCATATCACGTTCCTGGGTATTCCTGTTATCCTGATGAGTTATTCCTCATCCGTAATTCCGATTATTATAGCTGCCTATTTTGGAGCAAAAGTAGAAACGTTCTTCAAAAAGATTATTCCCTCTGTTGTGAGAACGTTCCTCACGCCATTCTTTACCATTCTGATTGTTGTACCTGTAACATTCCTCTTGATTGGTCCAATTGCGACATGGGCTAGTCAGCTGATTGGTGCTGGGGTATCAGGCATCTATGGATTGAGTCCATTGGTAACCGGTATTGTTGTTGGTGGATTGTGGCAAGTATTGGTTATCTTCGGTTTACACTGGGGAATTGTACCAATCATGTTGCTGAATCTGTCTACACTGAAAGCAGATCCGATTCTGGCCATGATGTTTGCTGCTTCCTTTGCTCAGATTGGTGCCGTTCTTGGCGTTATGCTTAAAACGAAAAATACCAAACTGAAATCACTGGGTGTTCCTGCCTTTGTATCTGGTATCTTTGGTGTAACGGAACCTGCAATTTATGGCCTAACTTTGCCGTTGAAGAAACCATTTATTATGAGCTGCATTGCTTCTGCAACGGCTGGAGGTATTATTGGATTCGCTGGTTCCAAAATGTTTGTATTTGCTTCAGGCATCTTCGGTGTTCCAGCGCTCATTAGTCCCACAGAAGGGATCAACTATGAATTCTGGATGGCCATGATGGCTACGATTATTGCTTTTGTATTAGGCTTTGTTCTCGTTTATTTTGTAGGATTCAAAGATCCTGCTAATCCAGAGGCTGCAAAACAGGCTCCTGAGCCAGTAAAAGAAGAGAAGGCTGCACTTGAACCTAATCCAAACAATCGTTATGAAATTGCCAGCCCGATGACGGGTGAGGTGGTTCCTTTGCAAGAAATTGATGATGCTACTTTTGCTGGTGAACATATGGGTAAAGGTATTGCGATTCGTCCAACCAGTGGAAGAGTCGTATCCCCGATTAATGGTGTGGTACAGACGATTTACCGTACCAAACATGCGATTGGACTTGTAGATGATCAAGGTGTAGAGATTCTAATCCACATCGGTCAGGATACGGTACAGCTCAAGGGTCAGCATTTTACAGCACATGTAAAAGACGGGGATCGTGTGAGTGTTGGCGATTTGATCGTTGAATTCGATCTTCAAGCTATTATTGAGGCGGGATATGAGACCGTCACACCGATTATTGTAACCAATACTGCTGATTATTTGGACGTCGTTGCGACAACAAATCGTGAAGTGCAAGAAAAAGATAAATTGATTACGATTATTGGTTAA
- a CDS encoding nucleotidyltransferase family protein, whose translation MSSDSTLTDEERLVLLCSKPALRNAEVEDFRQLMAAHMDWSRVFGMLHTHGVMGTAWQNIERYFLVKGTEKAVYGKFVSSVKQMYHMQKMRGEQQCRFTLDICHELDKRSIQYSLLKGIVLSQVAYGDLGSRDFKDNDMLIHSSQIDEAIAIMKEMGYVQGMINYKTNSVTPLPRREIMIRSMVSHEVIPLIKYIENSPFLEYHALDLQFSLDLMTSRRTDTAVQQMLERSQIIDVAGHPVRTLEWEDLLLFMLIHLTREATSELDVMAYKDILLYKFMDIHRFLDSPQVNVDWDKVLQRAQDLNFQKEVFYALHYTQILYGEAGPEGFLDKLNIEDREFLDQVYRYNSEDIAIRWQNSFEERLFDTNRPFKLQKSNPIVPGKR comes from the coding sequence ATGTCATCAGATTCTACCCTAACCGATGAAGAAAGATTGGTTTTATTGTGTTCAAAACCTGCTCTTCGGAATGCGGAGGTTGAAGATTTTCGTCAATTAATGGCTGCTCACATGGACTGGAGCCGAGTATTCGGCATGCTGCATACCCATGGTGTGATGGGAACCGCATGGCAGAATATCGAGCGTTACTTTTTGGTGAAAGGCACGGAGAAGGCAGTCTACGGCAAATTCGTTAGTTCGGTCAAGCAAATGTATCATATGCAAAAAATGCGGGGCGAACAACAGTGCAGATTCACCCTTGATATTTGCCATGAGCTGGACAAGCGAAGTATTCAATACAGTTTGCTGAAAGGGATCGTACTTTCCCAAGTCGCCTATGGGGATCTAGGAAGCCGGGATTTCAAAGATAATGATATGCTTATACATTCAAGCCAAATTGATGAAGCGATAGCGATTATGAAGGAAATGGGATACGTGCAGGGGATGATTAACTATAAAACGAATTCGGTTACCCCGCTACCTCGCAGGGAAATTATGATCCGATCGATGGTGTCCCATGAAGTCATCCCTTTGATCAAATATATCGAAAATAGTCCGTTTCTCGAATATCATGCGCTGGATTTGCAATTTTCGCTTGATCTCATGACCAGCCGCCGAACAGATACGGCAGTGCAGCAAATGCTGGAGAGAAGCCAGATTATTGATGTTGCAGGACATCCTGTTCGCACTTTGGAGTGGGAAGATCTGCTGTTATTCATGCTTATCCATCTTACCCGCGAAGCAACAAGTGAGTTGGATGTTATGGCCTACAAGGATATCCTGCTCTATAAATTCATGGACATTCACCGATTCCTGGACAGCCCTCAAGTGAATGTGGATTGGGATAAGGTACTGCAGCGGGCTCAGGATTTGAATTTCCAAAAGGAAGTATTCTATGCCCTGCATTATACGCAGATCCTTTATGGCGAGGCCGGACCGGAAGGATTCCTGGACAAGCTGAATATTGAAGATCGGGAATTCCTCGATCAGGTGTATCGGTACAACAGTGAAGATATTGCTATCCGTTGGCAGAATTCCTTTGAGGAACGTTTATTTGATACGAATCGACCGTTCAAACTTCAGAAGAGCAATCCAATCGTTCCAGGGAAAAGATGA
- a CDS encoding PRD domain-containing protein: protein MKIEKVLNNNAVVAMNDEQQEVIIIGRGIAYQKRAGDMVSEQHIDKIFTLQNEDIQENFKALISSIPLEYMKVSEEIIAYAKLKLGKKLNESIYLHLTDHIHFAIERYRKNLPIRNGLIWETKQLYKEEYEVGMEALNMICDQFGVILPEDEAGFMALHFVNAALNEEMPNIKSMTQVMQEILTIIKYHFKIDFDENSLTFYRFVTHLKFFAQRLVKGKHYKSNNDDELFLMIQKKYPAAHKCSEKIKKFIESNYTYQLTDEEIMYLTIHIERVVNATSE from the coding sequence GTGAAAATCGAGAAGGTGCTGAACAATAATGCTGTAGTTGCCATGAATGACGAACAACAGGAAGTTATTATCATTGGCCGGGGGATTGCTTATCAGAAGCGGGCGGGTGATATGGTTTCCGAGCAGCATATCGATAAGATATTTACTTTACAGAATGAAGATATTCAGGAAAACTTCAAGGCATTAATCTCAAGCATTCCTTTGGAATACATGAAAGTGTCTGAGGAAATCATCGCTTATGCCAAATTAAAACTTGGCAAGAAACTGAATGAGAGCATTTACTTGCACCTCACAGACCATATTCACTTTGCCATTGAGCGGTATCGCAAGAATCTGCCTATACGCAACGGGTTGATCTGGGAGACGAAGCAGTTATACAAAGAGGAATACGAAGTAGGAATGGAAGCGCTCAACATGATCTGTGATCAGTTTGGCGTAATTCTGCCCGAGGACGAAGCCGGTTTTATGGCACTTCACTTTGTCAATGCAGCTTTGAACGAGGAAATGCCCAACATCAAGAGTATGACGCAGGTCATGCAGGAAATCTTGACGATCATCAAGTATCATTTCAAGATTGATTTTGATGAGAACTCACTGACATTCTATCGCTTTGTGACGCATTTGAAGTTTTTCGCTCAACGTTTGGTGAAGGGAAAACATTACAAGAGCAACAACGACGATGAACTGTTCCTGATGATTCAGAAAAAGTATCCAGCAGCGCACAAGTGCTCGGAGAAAATCAAGAAGTTCATTGAAAGCAACTACACCTATCAACTAACTGACGAAGAAATCATGTACTTAACGATTCATATTGAGAGAGTTGTGAATGCAACTTCTGAATAA
- a CDS encoding ABC transporter ATP-binding protein has translation MQKYYGMFWLLVCCGIGVTFIQVSIPKGVQYFIDIIVPSADVIRFRWLIILLVAGMFLMFGLMAWQNLLQRSIQEKAARDLQYDIFSHMRKLGYSYFQQRPVGESLSFMNTEVSILQDFYRFLLPHTIQNIVVSIVSVTVMCAISIPLTLIMVPCLLLYYLVGPSIERKATILAKQNTEQRIAYNQKVYESVSALTEMRAHGAEDWDWKRFKGHMQPFLDGRVRMLWMAFWRGTIRRLSYYVGGVAVILYGIHLVKEQALSVGEMSAYLLYYFQVMQTVTLVITVITEQKVLMHQASKIHRFMQTEPQVVEEAAPICLKEIRGEIRFEHVTYQYNKGPEVLADFNLVIKTSQRVAIVGPSGHGKSTLLQLLVRFYDPQQGEILLDGVPIRKLSFAQLRESIGYVSQETYLFGDTIRNNILFGHPDATEEDMIQAAKAAYAHDFISAQPDGYDTLLGERGVNLSGGQKQRISIARMFIKKPSILLLDEATSALDTAIEQEVQQALERLLLGRTTIAVAHRLSTIKDYDVIVVLEHGQIREMGSHEELMRRQGAYYQLNSGEEG, from the coding sequence GTGCAAAAATATTATGGCATGTTTTGGCTGCTGGTATGTTGCGGTATTGGAGTCACGTTCATTCAGGTTTCCATTCCCAAGGGTGTTCAGTACTTCATCGATATCATCGTTCCATCCGCAGACGTGATCCGATTCCGATGGCTCATTATACTGTTGGTTGCCGGCATGTTTCTGATGTTTGGTCTGATGGCATGGCAAAATCTGTTGCAGAGGTCCATTCAGGAGAAGGCGGCACGAGATCTGCAATACGATATTTTTAGTCATATGAGGAAGCTGGGGTATTCTTATTTTCAACAACGCCCTGTTGGTGAAAGCTTGTCGTTTATGAACACGGAAGTGAGTATTCTGCAGGACTTCTATCGGTTTCTTCTTCCGCATACGATTCAAAACATTGTAGTCTCTATTGTATCTGTCACAGTGATGTGTGCTATTAGCATTCCTTTAACACTGATCATGGTGCCGTGCCTGCTTCTCTATTATCTGGTTGGACCATCCATCGAAAGAAAGGCTACCATCTTGGCCAAGCAGAATACGGAACAGCGCATAGCCTATAATCAAAAAGTATACGAGAGTGTGTCAGCTCTGACCGAAATGCGTGCTCACGGAGCCGAGGACTGGGATTGGAAACGGTTCAAGGGACACATGCAGCCTTTTTTGGATGGAAGGGTTCGCATGTTATGGATGGCTTTTTGGAGGGGAACGATACGCCGATTATCCTATTACGTCGGTGGGGTGGCAGTCATCCTGTACGGCATTCACTTGGTCAAGGAACAGGCGTTGAGCGTAGGAGAGATGTCTGCATATTTGCTTTACTATTTTCAGGTCATGCAAACGGTAACTCTGGTCATTACGGTTATTACGGAGCAGAAAGTTCTGATGCATCAAGCTTCCAAAATCCATCGCTTCATGCAAACAGAACCTCAGGTTGTCGAAGAGGCCGCACCTATCTGCTTGAAGGAAATCAGAGGAGAGATTCGGTTCGAACACGTCACATATCAATACAACAAGGGTCCGGAAGTGCTCGCGGATTTTAATCTGGTGATTAAGACCAGTCAACGAGTGGCCATCGTAGGTCCGAGTGGACACGGAAAATCTACCCTGCTTCAGCTTCTGGTTCGTTTTTATGATCCACAGCAGGGCGAAATTCTGTTGGACGGAGTACCTATACGAAAACTTTCATTTGCACAATTACGAGAAAGTATAGGATATGTGTCTCAGGAAACGTATCTTTTTGGCGATACCATTCGCAATAATATTCTTTTTGGTCATCCGGATGCGACAGAGGAAGACATGATCCAGGCGGCCAAGGCCGCATATGCTCATGATTTCATCTCTGCTCAGCCGGATGGATATGACACGCTGCTTGGGGAAAGAGGCGTTAACTTGTCCGGAGGTCAAAAGCAGCGTATATCCATTGCACGTATGTTTATCAAGAAACCTTCTATTCTATTGCTTGATGAGGCAACGTCCGCGCTTGATACAGCGATTGAACAAGAAGTACAGCAAGCCCTGGAACGTCTCCTGCTAGGCCGGACGACCATTGCCGTTGCTCATCGGTTATCTACCATTAAGGATTATGATGTAATTGTTGTACTCGAACATGGACAAATTCGGGAAATGGGAAGCCACGAGGAATTGATGAGAAGACAGGGAGCGTATTATCAGCTGAATTCGGGAGAGGAGGGGTGA
- a CDS encoding beta-glucoside-specific PTS transporter subunit IIABC: MSNYDQLAKDILSRVGGRENVNSVFHCVTRLRFKLKNESVAKTEELKNLPGVITVMQSGGQYQVVIGNEVPDVYKAVVKAGNLSAEGQIDDNEVDSAPKGNLFNRFVDMISGVFTPVLGLLAATGMIKGFTAMFVSLGWIDNTAGTYALLNAIGDCLFYFFPIFLGYTAIKKFGGSPFLGMAIGASLVYPTLAGIRAGEPLYTLFAGTLFESPIRIEFLGIPVILMDYASSVIPIIVATFFAVKIERFFKKVMPKVVSNFLVPFCTLLVIVPVTFLVIGPVATWAGQLLGAFTSSIYGLSPLLTGLVIGGLWQVFVLFGLHWGLVPLVFVNLATLGYDSILALSFAASFAQIGAVLAVTLKTKSQKIKTLGAPAFISGIFGVTEPAIYGVTLPLKKPFIMSCIAGGIGGGILGFVGTKGYIIGGLGIFGYPSYVSPTEGMNSVFFWTVAATIIAFILGFILTYVVGFKDPVDKASKPAPVLDPNPNSRYEIVSPMAGEVVALKDINDVTFAGEHMGKGIAIRPTSGRVVSPITGIVQTVYRTKHAIGLVSDDGVEMLIHIGQDTVKLKGEHFTTHVKDGDRVNAGDLIVEFDLQAIKDAGYETVTPIIVTNTSNYLDVVGTKDASVHEKDKLITVLS; encoded by the coding sequence ATGAGCAACTACGATCAATTAGCTAAGGACATTCTGTCACGTGTAGGTGGTCGCGAGAATGTAAACAGTGTATTCCATTGCGTAACAAGGCTGCGGTTTAAACTAAAAAATGAAAGCGTAGCCAAAACGGAAGAACTTAAAAATCTGCCAGGTGTTATTACCGTCATGCAGAGTGGTGGACAGTATCAAGTTGTTATCGGCAACGAAGTGCCGGATGTATATAAAGCAGTTGTTAAAGCGGGAAATTTGTCTGCTGAAGGTCAGATTGATGATAATGAAGTAGACTCTGCTCCTAAAGGAAATCTCTTTAACCGTTTTGTAGACATGATCTCCGGCGTGTTCACGCCAGTTCTTGGTTTACTAGCAGCCACAGGGATGATCAAAGGTTTCACGGCGATGTTCGTGTCGCTGGGTTGGATCGACAATACTGCTGGTACGTATGCCTTATTGAATGCCATAGGAGATTGCTTATTCTACTTCTTCCCGATCTTCCTTGGATACACAGCTATTAAAAAATTCGGTGGAAGTCCATTCCTAGGTATGGCTATTGGTGCATCGTTAGTCTACCCAACACTTGCGGGAATTCGTGCTGGAGAACCGTTATACACTTTGTTTGCAGGCACTTTGTTCGAATCACCGATTCGGATCGAGTTTCTAGGTATCCCGGTTATTTTAATGGATTATGCTTCATCCGTTATTCCGATTATCGTAGCAACGTTCTTCGCGGTTAAAATCGAACGTTTCTTCAAAAAGGTTATGCCTAAAGTAGTCAGCAATTTCCTAGTTCCATTTTGTACTTTGCTAGTTATTGTACCCGTAACCTTCCTGGTAATTGGACCGGTTGCGACATGGGCGGGCCAACTGTTAGGTGCATTCACATCTTCGATTTATGGACTGAGCCCTTTACTTACAGGACTTGTAATCGGCGGTTTGTGGCAAGTATTCGTATTGTTCGGACTCCACTGGGGACTCGTTCCATTGGTATTCGTTAACCTTGCAACGCTTGGCTACGATTCGATTCTGGCATTGTCTTTTGCAGCTTCCTTTGCTCAAATTGGTGCAGTGCTTGCGGTTACACTGAAAACGAAAAGTCAAAAAATTAAAACGCTTGGTGCACCTGCGTTTATATCCGGTATTTTCGGTGTCACTGAGCCAGCGATTTACGGTGTAACATTGCCATTGAAAAAACCATTTATCATGAGCTGTATTGCTGGTGGTATTGGTGGAGGTATCCTTGGTTTTGTCGGAACTAAAGGTTATATCATTGGTGGTCTTGGAATCTTCGGTTATCCGAGCTATGTAAGCCCTACAGAAGGAATGAATTCCGTATTCTTCTGGACTGTTGCAGCAACCATTATTGCATTCATCCTTGGTTTCATCTTGACATATGTTGTTGGTTTCAAAGATCCGGTTGACAAAGCGTCTAAACCAGCACCAGTACTTGATCCAAATCCGAACAGCAGATACGAAATCGTAAGCCCAATGGCTGGTGAAGTCGTTGCACTGAAAGATATTAATGACGTAACGTTTGCAGGAGAGCATATGGGTAAAGGGATTGCGATTCGTCCAACGAGCGGTAGAGTGGTATCTCCAATTACGGGTATTGTTCAAACCGTATATCGTACTAAACACGCCATTGGTCTTGTAAGCGATGATGGGGTAGAGATGCTGATCCACATTGGTCAGGATACGGTCAAGCTGAAAGGCGAACATTTTACAACCCATGTGAAAGACGGAGACCGTGTTAACGCAGGTGACCTGATTGTTGAGTTTGATCTGCAAGCGATTAAGGATGCAGGATATGAGACGGTTACACCGATCATTGTCACAAATACTTCGAATTATCTGGACGTTGTAGGAACGAAAGATGCATCTGTTCATGAGAAAGACAAATTGATCACGGTATTAAGCTAA
- a CDS encoding ABC transporter ATP-binding protein → MSLKQHIHFLKKYIMSRPSLLLISIILMSLESLSFLSIIGLQQRLIDNILLQGQYELVPEIVCLFVLAFLLYAVLFTYAPHMMHRNQSVIQSHMADDFMSYVYRIPIRQLQKERIATYVHYITQDLDKVADMIGNQIPRGIQQLFVVLFVAVMIGMVSPVMLIACFVLGTAYVILGRFFAVKLKKAAGHVQKAKSDVLVHIEQGISSTREVLAYHRLDWEKERYDKLYNTYYEKVMQEGKQVNLKMITSEPLNWGVRVLILGYGGLLVLQGELSIGMFVVLFQLGFQFIQYLQDLFNSFMDWSAGGASVERLLNVMEGEQMEEGNSPVPLPLQSISFNHVDFSYEPGRNVILNNLTFDIPMGLKIAIVGTSGSGKSTIAQLLIRYFDPDAGCILVNGKPLNQLYRSDWTERIGIVFQEPYLFPDTIQNNLLMGTEDEQSANLMRSACEAAQINDYIVSLPEGYDTFIGDRGITLSGGQRQRLAIARALIQNRDILILDEATSALDLTTERRLQQAIDCYRKGKTTIVIAHRLSTIQNADLIFVMHKGEMVESGTHDQLLNREGLYRDMVSLQDLNGEGQQTDLLQSLNQSGPSALA, encoded by the coding sequence ATGTCGCTGAAACAGCATATTCACTTTCTGAAAAAATATATCATGTCGCGTCCCTCATTGCTGCTCATCTCCATCATTCTGATGTCCCTGGAGTCATTGTCTTTCCTGAGTATCATCGGCCTCCAGCAGCGTCTCATTGACAATATTTTATTACAAGGCCAATATGAGCTTGTGCCAGAGATCGTCTGTCTTTTTGTGCTGGCTTTCCTTCTTTATGCCGTGCTGTTTACCTATGCTCCGCACATGATGCATCGAAATCAATCCGTTATTCAATCCCATATGGCCGATGATTTTATGTCCTATGTATACAGAATTCCAATACGTCAATTGCAAAAAGAACGCATAGCCACATATGTGCATTACATTACCCAGGATCTGGACAAGGTTGCCGATATGATCGGAAATCAGATTCCTCGCGGTATTCAGCAGCTATTTGTTGTTCTGTTTGTAGCTGTCATGATTGGCATGGTCAGTCCAGTCATGCTGATTGCCTGTTTTGTACTGGGTACGGCATACGTGATTCTTGGCAGATTCTTCGCAGTTAAACTGAAGAAGGCAGCCGGCCATGTTCAGAAGGCGAAATCCGATGTGCTCGTTCATATTGAGCAAGGGATCTCGTCCACCCGAGAAGTGCTGGCTTATCACAGGCTGGACTGGGAGAAAGAGAGATATGACAAGCTGTACAATACGTATTATGAGAAAGTAATGCAGGAAGGCAAACAAGTGAATCTCAAAATGATCACTAGCGAACCCCTGAATTGGGGAGTAAGAGTGCTCATTCTTGGATATGGAGGTTTGCTCGTCCTACAAGGCGAACTATCCATTGGCATGTTCGTTGTGCTTTTCCAGCTTGGATTCCAGTTTATCCAATACTTACAGGATTTGTTCAATTCATTCATGGACTGGTCCGCAGGCGGTGCCAGCGTGGAAAGACTGCTCAACGTGATGGAAGGGGAGCAAATGGAGGAAGGCAACTCTCCTGTACCTTTGCCGTTGCAAAGCATATCTTTTAACCATGTTGACTTTAGCTACGAGCCAGGGCGAAATGTTATATTGAATAATCTGACCTTCGACATTCCTATGGGACTTAAAATTGCCATTGTTGGTACCAGCGGTTCCGGAAAGTCAACCATTGCCCAACTCCTCATCCGTTATTTCGATCCGGATGCCGGTTGTATACTGGTGAATGGTAAGCCGCTCAACCAATTGTACCGTTCAGACTGGACAGAGCGTATAGGCATTGTATTTCAGGAACCTTATCTTTTTCCGGATACCATTCAAAACAATCTTTTAATGGGAACAGAAGATGAGCAGTCTGCCAATTTGATGAGATCCGCTTGCGAGGCAGCACAAATCAATGATTATATCGTGAGTCTGCCGGAGGGATACGATACTTTTATTGGTGATCGGGGGATCACCTTGTCTGGAGGCCAGCGTCAGCGTCTTGCCATCGCCAGAGCCTTAATTCAAAACAGAGACATTCTGATATTGGATGAAGCAACCTCGGCGCTGGACTTGACAACAGAAAGACGCCTGCAGCAAGCTATTGACTGTTACCGTAAAGGGAAAACAACCATCGTTATTGCTCATCGTCTATCAACGATTCAAAATGCGGATCTGATTTTTGTCATGCATAAAGGGGAGATGGTTGAATCAGGGACGCATGATCAACTGTTGAATCGAGAGGGATTGTACCGGGATATGGTCAGTCTACAGGACTTGAATGGAGAAGGACAACAAACGGACCTTCTCCAGAGTTTGAACCAAAGTGGGCCGTCAGCTTTGGCTTAA